One Narcine bancroftii isolate sNarBan1 chromosome 3, sNarBan1.hap1, whole genome shotgun sequence DNA window includes the following coding sequences:
- the LOC138758353 gene encoding RING finger protein 11-like codes for MVDNAQWVFNYYRTAMGNCFKSQSGDNISLLHDSASEAGDGAGGGDAGHGAEGAPTRGPGSGLIQRPPAASSHRQEQAQIPVYHPTPSQTRLATQLTEEEQIRIAQRLGLIQHLPKGSYDCGQDAHNKKIKECVICMMDFVYGDPIRFLPCMHIYHMECIDEWLMRSFTCPSCMEPVDAALLSSYETN; via the exons ATGGTCGACAACGCGCAATGGGTTTTTAACTATTACCGAACCGCAATGGGAAACTGCTTCAAGTCGCAGTCGGGCGACAACATCTCGCTACTGCATGACTCGGCGAGCGAGGCTGGAGATGGAGCGGGAGGTGGGGACGCGGGGCACGGGGCGGAGGGAGCGCCCACGCGAGGCCCCGGCTCCGGGCTGATCCAGAGGCCGCCCGCGGCGTCGTCACATCGCCAG GAACAAGCACAAATTCCAGTTTATCACCCGACTCCAAGTCAAACTCGCCTGGCCACGCAGCTGACAGAGGAGGAACAGATTCGAATAGCCCAGCGACTTGGTCTCATCCAGCACCTTCCCAAGGGCAGCTATGACTGTGGCCAGGATGCCCACAACAAGAAGATCAAGGA GTGTGTGATCTGTATGATGGACTTTGTCTATGGCGACCCTATTCGGTTCCTGCCGTGCATGCACATATACCACATGGAATGCATCGATGAGTGGCTCATGAGGTCCTTCACCTGTCCGTCGTGTATGGAGCCTGTCGACGCTGCCTTGCTCTCGTCCTATGAGACCAACTGA
- the trir gene encoding telomerase RNA component interacting RNase, producing MAERRRSREGSGSGEAGATAENKGVNAFANDGSFMALFKKMEEEKQRREAGAEGQRHGGRSVAAARGAQAQAPGEVPSTKAAAYPVGKRRGGAKLALKTGMVAKKHKADEEAEARGGDAWAKYMAEVKKYKAHQCSDDDKTRPLVK from the exons ATGGCGGAGCGGAGACGGAGCCGCGAAGGTTCTGGAAGCGGCGAGGCGGGGGCCACGGCAGAGAACAAGGGGGTGAACGCGTTCGCCAACGACGGCAGCTTCATGGCGCTCTTCAAGAAGATGGAGGAGGAGAAGCAGCGGCGGGAGGCGGGCGCCGAGGGGCAGCGGCACGGAGGGAGGAGTGTGGCGGCGGCCCGCGGCGCCCAGGCCCAGGCCCCGGGCGAGGTCCCCAGCACCAAGGCCGCGGCCTACCCT GTGGGGAAGCGGCGAGGTGGGGCAAAGCTAGCCCTCAAGACGGGAATGGTAGCCAAGAAACACAAGGCTGACGAAGAG GCTGAGGCACGTGGAGGAGATGCGTGGGCCAAATACATGGCAGAGGTGAAGAAATACAAAGCACATCAGTGCAGTGACGATGACAAAACCCGGCCTCTTGTTAAATAG